TTGCCAGTAGATTCCAGGACACTGTTGGCTACATCACGAGCAAAATTAACTGAGGCAAAATGTGGTGGTCAGTACATGTACTATGGCCTGGAAAAGGGTATTTGTCACTTACTAAGTAAGGTGCAGGGCAATAGTGTACATCTAAGGATTAACATTGATGGGATTCCACTTTTCAGAAGCAGTAGTCTGCAGTTTTGGCCGATATTAGCAATGTTTGGCCATTTTGATCCATTTACAGTAGCAATTTTTAGCGGTGGGACAAAGCCTACCCCCCTTGGGGAGTATCTAAAGGATTTTTTGTCAGAGTACAAACATCTTAAGCAGACTGGCATAATGCACAATGGGAATTTGTATTCAGTGCATATAGAAGCAGTAGTGTGTGATGCTCCAGCAAGGGCATACTTAAAATCAATCAAGAGTCATAACTCGTATGAGAGTTGTGAAAGGTGCACAATTAGAGGTCAATTTATAGAAGGAAGAGTAGTTCTGCACACCTCGACCCAGGACTGCACTCCTCGGACTGACCAAGCCTTCAACAGGCTGCAGTATACAGAACACCAGACTGGTATTACCCCGCTCATTGATGTAGGAATACCATGTGTGACTGGATTTGTTCTAGATTATATGCATATAGTGTGCTTGGGTGTAGTTAGGCGTTTAATGACATTCTTGACACGTGGCCCCAGACTTTGCCATCTGTCAGTGAAGCAGAAGCATGAAATATCTGTGAGACTCGGGGCACTCCGAGGAAAGATGCCAAGTGAATTTGCTAGGCAACCACGTGGCTTAGATGAACTGGAGCGCTGGAAAGCCACAGAGTTAAGGCAGTTTCTGCTTTACACTGGTCCTGTTGTACTAAGAAATGTCCTGAGTCCTGAAAGGTACAAGCATTTCTTGACGTTGACTGTGGCCATGTCCATCATGCTTGAGTCGGACAATGCAATACGGAACTCGTATCTTCAGTTTGCACATGATCTCATGAAGCACTTTGTTGCATCTTGCACTGTTCTCTATGGTCACACATTCTGTGTTTACAATGTTCATGGACTCCTTCATCTCCATGAAGATGTTGCACAGTTCAACAGATCGCTCAATGACATTTCATGTTTTCCCTTTGAAAATTATCTTCAATGTCTGAAGAAGCATGTGAGGAATGGGAGAAGTCCTGCTGAACAAGTGACCAGGCGATTGTCTGAAATTGAGCATGTCCATGGGATTGGGACACTGCGCACCATCCACCCAGTTATTTCCTCCAAACCAAAGGATCGCTGTTTCCTCTTAAAGGAcaacagttttgtttttgtgtgtgagaCGAACACGGATGGGTCGCTTCTTTGTGAAACCTTGGATAGACATCATACAGCCTCCTACTTTCAGCAGCCATGCAGCTCTTCACTTCTAAACATAGTGTACCTTTCAAAGAAACATACAGAAAACATGAAAAGACGACTTGTACATAAGAGAGACTTGTTCAGGAAAGTAGTTGTCCTCCCACAAGAAACTGGGCATGTGCTACTACCACTTCGACATGGCATTGAACAGCCCACATATTGAAAAGGTCAAATTGAGCTTTGCTGCTACTGCGAGTTTACTTGCTTCAAGTTGCTTTGGTTAAATGACTGTTTTAACACTAAAGTAAAATTTATATTCTCCTTTCCAGATAATGTTCGCCAGGGCTGTGTGGAATGAGGATGGGAAAGAGATGGAGGGCACAGTGCCTCTTAATTGGCTCAACACCCAAAACAACACTATCAGATGGCCACCAAATAAACAAATTGAAGCTTTTAACAAGAAGAAGGACCCTGAGGATAACTGGCTGTCTTTCCCATTAATAAAGATGAAAATTACTTCAGGTATATCTTGACTACCAAATGGTTTATGCTCAGCAGTCAGCAAAAATAATTGTGGATGAAATTCTTTGAGTTTGAATTGTATGTTTTTAGCTAACTTGCAGGAATGTGAGGACTATAATTTAACCAGCCAGCCTGAGGAGGCAGAGGACAGAATGGTCggaaaaaagaggaaaataTCCAAAAGAAAGTTTGACAATTTTGTTGTTggtgtgtttttaatttttcatattCCTGAATTTGAATATGTATTAATTGAAAACAGTGCTCTGGGTTCCGAccatattgttttatttaccaTATTTTGAACTGTTCATAGATTTTGATGATATGGAACAGGGGGAGGAGGAGAGCAGAATGGGTAAATGTTCCTAGACACTACACTTAATACTGATGAGTTTAATGCTGTAGTACACACAGGGTTGTCTTGTTTTAAACGTATTTGCTTTTTCATGTCAAATTGTATAGGTGGCAAATTACCCCCTTTTCCAAAGCCACCAACGAAGTTGCAGCTCGTACAGAACAACACAGCTGGATCCAATGTCAATTTAACTTGTGAGTATTAGTAATCCATTTTTTCTGAAAGGAACTATGTAGAATTTTGTAGTTCTTGAGTTGTCGTGAATGCAGCTACTTGGTACGTTTACATTCATTGTACTGAATTTAATATTGTGGCCTGATGCAGAGTGGTATCGTAAAGAGCTGGCCTATATCAGAGTTAGTTTGCATACAGTTTCAGGGGAAATCTGGGCAACAGAGTTTAGGCTCTTATTACACTGCCTATTTCATCCCCATATGTGAAATCTTTGAACATTCTCTGTGTTTTCCAGCCCCTCGACATGCAACTCCAAAGAGAATCAGAGATCCTAAACCCAGGGACATTGACAGGTCAGGGCACAGTGTCAGTCTAGGATAAGCAAGAGCACCATGTACAAttacaaaaaaaggaaataacaatattttattaaatataggGACCGTGTACATTCTAGGCACAGCAGCAGCTCTAGGCACAGCCATGTTTCTGGGCACAGCGACAGGTCCCAACACAGCAATGGCTCCTGGtacagggaacaatccaggcaTAATGATGGATCCAGACTCGGTTATAGGTCCAGGCACAGCGATGACTCCAGGCATGACCATGTTGGCTCCAGTGGCGGTTCCAGGCATGATGTGATGAGGCCCAGGGATAGTGCAAGTGAGTGTTAATGCTACAGTACCCTGTCTTTTTACAATAAAAGTATTTATTGTAAGATACAGGATAACCTTATCACAAGACACAAATTTGtttaacacatttttttcagatgCTGTAGTGGCAGGAACGGAGGACAATTTCCCAATGGCCACAGCAAGTAAGTTGAACATATTTGATGAATGTCAAATATGGCAATACTGAATTGAACATCACATCTTAAACCTGTGGTAGTATCTTTTTTGGCACAGTAGTAGTATTTACAAATATGTGCCAAGCCTAATAATACCTCAGCAAATTTTTGTTGATTTCAGAATTTCAGAAAAAGGTGCTTGCCAAGTTAATTGACATCCACTTGGAGATTAAAAGCCTTCACCAAAGGGAACCTGCCCTTTCAGCCACCCGCATTGAGAGGTTGGAGACCATGGAGGACTTTCAGAGAGTTGAGCAACACATGGGTGACAAGGAAGCCTTTGAAACCTTGGTAGGATTTCCATCAGTCTCAAAAatgatatatactgtatatgtactgTGTGCACAAGTAAGCATGGCATAATGAGTTGAATGCTGTGTTTGCAGAGTGCTCACAGTTTTAAATCAGAGCCTGGTGTTTTCAGCATAGCAAGGAATAGGTACCCTAATGCATTATGAGGAAATTATgtataaaatgtgtattttaaatgCAGCTATTCACAGTATAGTTTAACTTTAGGAATGTCTTGATCCATACAAATTATAGAAATGTTATATTGACAAAGGATTGAAACCTTTTCATGCCAACTGATGCTGAAATGTCATTACACCCAATTACATATAGTTCTCAGAATAATTCCAGGATTGTTAATTGTAAATGAAGGAAACAAACTCTTACTGCCTGTAGTTTCATTCTTTAAGGGAGtctgtaaaatatttttctttctttttttttctccacaggTGCAGCAACTATCTCGGGTTGGAGGGAAAGACCTCAAGGACTGTGTCCACAAAGTTCTTGACCGGTATGTGCTACCAATTTCTTTACACTGTTTTTCATGTCTTAAGACAATTCAGTGATCAATACAAATGGTATTGGGTCGTAAAATCAAAAGTATGACtaaatttttaaaacatatttgtcTTTCTTCAGGCTCTTCTCCAATTCTTTGATGGCCTGCTTCAACAtgaagggaaaggggaagaaGGACAAAATATCCCTTGAGAAAACTGCAATCTATCAAGCAATACAAGGCAAGTTAAGTTCGTAGTAAGCCGCTGTGTGGGGAGGGAATGTTCCCCCCCTCTCCATTGGCAATTGATTAATTTCAGTTATTGAACCAATAGAAATTCAGACTTGCAGAATGGAGTTATTGGGAATTAGTGTAGAATATTTATGATACTATCAGACTATAGAACATTTACCCCTTTTAATTGTGCACTGTCTTATATAAATCGGGTTGGTTTGTTAGTGCCGCAAAAATCATTAACCATCCACCATCTACATTTTTATGTCATCATAAAAATATTATCTTAAAACTCAAAGCAGCAGAAATggccatttttacagcacaaaTGCGGCACTAATGACCCAACTCGCTGTATGCTCTTGTAGAGGGGCTGGGTGAATTATgatcttttaaaaaaactaATTATCTTCAAATCTAAAagtaactagaaactgcaagcagttacgaaagggtccaaagcggaggacgatcggacagtagaggaataacggcagagaaccggtggccagggtagtagaaagtcagacagaattagactgccataacaggataggcgatgtaggacagagctggacggtctcagtagttgacagacattaggatgtagatgctttttgtgcaggtgtaacaggccagtcaacatcagagagtacactgtgcacatcaggaaacctagctgaaatagcaacctaagctgggttcgaaccggcgaccctctgattacaggcacacaggattagcacactgagccatccgctcctgtgggtaagatgagtgagatcagtagacaccttcctacctgatctggtaactcattatagctgaattagactaggtgaggtttagacatatatggacagtggctcacgtttgacctattgacacgaaaattggaaggtctctctgcggtacagcctttcatccgagatagatatttggaaatgattggctgaagagtgcatgatatatagctgtctgattgaaatggacgtggcaccagtagagacagggtgtggctggtggccataccttaccaaaagtttcatttttttctctaaatctttaaaagaactatcttctgatttgaaggacaacagatgtatgtaggtttgttgaaaatcaaaggaggttaacaagaaaagctgttttcagacaaatataatttatgtaaaaacagaaagagggagaaccaagttatatatgttgttagattagtcatgacatagttaattgtagtcgcaataaatatcaactgtaggcttgacaggtctggagatataggcagaaatgcaaatcggggtgctgtagcgcccccatctgactgactgggatgggtcagtgggactgagtagtgggtaggaataggaatcttgttgccaaatttggtcagtctaggacttacggtttaggctgggcattcagttttagggaagaaaaataattattgttcaaccctctggagtagtgcctgagcacgtctaaattaacaataatataagcttcattgatcatcgtggggaaaacaccttcacgtctccccagctcacttcacggagggtatgctgtgcacatcgggctgcctagctcgagtacccaccgaagctgggttcgaacctgcgaccctctgattacaagcatacaagtttagcccactgagccacccgttgctgttgttaaaacaggtgagatcggtagacacattcctacctga
This window of the Paramormyrops kingsleyae isolate MSU_618 chromosome 1, PKINGS_0.4, whole genome shotgun sequence genome carries:
- the LOC111841793 gene encoding uncharacterized protein, with amino-acid sequence MFARAVWNEDGKEMEGTVPLNWLNTQNNTIRWPPNKQIEAFNKKKDPEDNWLSFPLIKMKITSANLQECEDYNLTSQPEEAEDRMVGKKRKISKRKFDNFVVDFDDMEQGEEESRMGGKLPPFPKPPTKLQLVQNNTAGSNVNLTSPRHATPKRIRDPKPRDIDRHSSSSRHSHVSGHSDRSQHSNGSWYREQSRHNDGSRLGYRSRHSDDSRHDHVGSSGGSRHDVMRPRDSANAVVAGTEDNFPMATAKFQKKVLAKLIDIHLEIKSLHQREPALSATRIERLETMEDFQRVEQHMGDKEAFETLVQQLSRVGGKDLKDCVHKVLDRLFSNSLMACFNMKGKGKKDKISLEKTAIYQAIQGKLSS